The following nucleotide sequence is from Phocoena sinus isolate mPhoSin1 chromosome 14, mPhoSin1.pri, whole genome shotgun sequence.
AAGTGCAAGTGTTTGGTTATGACCTCACCTCTCTACACCTGGAGACCTGTCACAGCATGGCCAAGTCCAAACAACAACTCACTCCTCCACCCAACACTCTCTTCCTAATATTCAAATACACCAAACagaatgcatttaaaaagtgGGGCACCTTCTTAAGGCAAccactttccatttttctgggttcaATTCTATAAAATCTCTCCTCtcaaattattctgaattctgctTTAGGATTTCACTTCCTAAAATACCACTTGGATGAGGTCATTTCACATTGCAAGATCTTTAGCAAATCCTTTGTCTTAATAAAATTCAAACCCCATAGCAACACAATCAAGAGTTCTTAGCATCAGTGAATAAACCATActttcaggtcttttttttttttttttttttttcaggtctttttttttctaccatcCTACATTTCTTGAGTGATCCTGCTTGGTTTTACTCATGCCATTTCTTGTGTATTTCAACGCTCATTTTGTCTACGGGAATCTGTAGTTCTACCTATCTTTTTAAAGGATTAGCTCAAAGGTTCTCTTTTCAGAAGTCTTCAGATACCCTCCAATCGAATACTGAAAGCCCTGGCCCTGTGAATTTAAAGCCAGTCCTTCCTAGGTGCCTCTCCCACCACCCCAAAATAGCCCAGGTACCTTGCTCGCTTCACATGGCCACACGATCAATCTCCTAAGAGGAAACCATCCATTTTCTCCTGCTAGTAGCCAAGCTTCTCTTAAAACAGattctatcattttcttcttttaacgcCCCAAAGCACATAGAACAACTCAAGTGGGCCCTCAATAACTGGATAAATAGAGAAATAGGAgtcaattttttgagaaactagTGATTTATAGAGCTTTTGACAGAGAGGCAGTttaatggttaagagcatggataTGGGGGTCAGAGTGATCTAGATTTAGGTTCACCAGGTTACTCAGCCACTGTGTGTCTTAGGCATTTcctctaaaaatgaaattaatgatcCCTACCTAATATGGCGATTGTGACAATGGGGTAATAAAGCACGAAGAACCTCATCATGATTGTCTGTGGGACATGCTAGAGAGATAACTGTTAGATTATCTCTGGTGTCATAGGAGACTCTGCACAACGCGGTGCTTGAGGGGCATTGAAACAGCTACTTCTGTGATTTAGGGAACAGTCAAGTCTTTAGTTGGACTGGCCTCTCaacaaccacttttttttttggccgtgtcatGTGGCACGTAGGAtattagttcccagaccagggatctaacccactggaccgccagggaaatcccaacaACCACTTCTTAAGTGCTGACAAGTCCTTTTGACCTCTCTATGCCGCTCAAGTTTCCTTAGGTTATGTACATAATGTGGTGGTAAGACATTTACCTGACAGAAACGTTGAGTGAGATAATGTACGTAAAAGCACTGTGTAAACTATTGTAGAAGATGTTTTATTATGGACTTCGACTCAGAGAAAAAAGCCAAaagtattaaacattttattcaatttCTAGCACATTCTGTGAGGGgcttgaaaataaatttctctctttcGTATAATTTTTCTTCCCAGTTAATTTGGTTTCTCAAGTTCCCAAAATGAAAACCGAATCTGAAATGGTTATATTTTGCTCCCTCTGCCGGCCTGTGAGGAGAATAACACTACCTAACAGGAATCATTCAAGATcatctaaatgtttattttcatggaCTTGAGTATAAAGATGTAATGGCATTCCACATAAAGACAAAAAACATAGTTTCAGCTCTATCTGATATATCTGACAattaaacacaatttttttatgtctactttttgtttttaacaattatCATAGGATTCAaatctagaaaattatttttgtacaaAGGCTAGCTGCCCtccatttatctttttcaaaatgattacttTAAAAGGTCCTGCTGTTTCTATATTTAAGGCTGAAATCCACCGAAAATACCCAAACTTGTAATTTCTTTGCTGCCACTAATTTTTGCAACCACAAAATTTACTTCCAAACTTACAAGGTTGTATATACTTATTTAACTGTGAATCATTTTTTTGCATTCAAAGTCTCAGATTATGTATATGAAAGCTAATTTATTAAACCTTTGTACACAAAGATGAACATACCTGTATAGCAAGCTTATATGAAGAATGAAGttacaaaaaagtaaaagtgtTATTAAAACTGATGCATGTAAATCACTTACAAAAATACCCGAAATGGGATAAAGCTGCTCATCcctgatttttctcatttggttCACACAGTTGAAATATGAACTTTAAATGGttagaatgttttcttttaaaaagtgatatattAAACTTACATACAGGATAATTAGCAAAATGTAGAAAGGGAAAACAATGTACAAAAGACAGATAAAAATCATCACTCTTGACAGACACAATCCAAAAATAGTATAAACCTTAACAGACTATCTCTAAACCAGCTCCTACCTACGTCCCACCCCCCAAGGTTTTATCAGCaagaataaaatatagtaaaccAGCAAGCTCAgtctttctgttctttaaaagagGCCTGACTTCAGACCACAGTTAAGCCTtagatagacttttttttttttttcggtatgcgggcctctctcactgttgtggcctctcccgttgtggagcacaggctccggccgcgcaggctcagcggccacggctcacaggcccagccgctccgcggcatgtgggaccttcccggaccggggcacgaacccgcgtcccctgcatcagcaggcggactctcaaccactgtgccaccagggaagccctagatagaCTTCTTTTAACATGGGAGGgacaaacaggaaaataattttacctgTCCACTTAGTACTAATTACCAGAATGCACAGTTATAATTAAATAGCTCTTGGTGCTATGTCAAAAGCAGTTTATTCAGAAGCCTTCTTGTTTTTTTGCTGGTTTCGGGGCGAGTTCTTTAACAAGTTTCTTATCCTGAGGTACATTCCAGTAGATTCCGCCATGTTCTCGAATTCAAATGGCGTTATTCCGGTTGCAAACTTGCTCATGTCAGGGACAGGGCTATGGATTTTAGTGGCTGTTCCAGGACTGGCGTCCGCCTGAAGGACCTTCGGGCTGCTGCCTCCATTCTTGACCTCACAGTCTGACTCGACCCTGCCGCTGTCAAGAGCACCTTTAGAGTCTACCTGAGCcggctcttcctcttctttctggcCAGGCAAGGCAGCCTCAGAATCTGGACTCGAGGTTTGTTCAACTTCCGACTTCTCTGTACTGGTGTCTGGTACCTCAGCCTCATCTGACATCTGCTTTTCAGATGTTTTTCCCTCTGGGACAGGGAGGTCAGGCTCATTCGGGCAAGGTGAAGAGGCAACCGAATTCCCGGTTAAAGGTGTGTCAACAGGAATATCAGAATCACTGTGTACGCTCTCGGCCTGCTCGAGGGCCGCCCAGATCCGCCTCTGCTGTTCTTCAAGTTCCTCCAGAGTCAGTGCGTCCTCGTCCATAGTCACAGATGCCGTTCTGGTCTGGGGTGAGTCACTGGGAGTGAGTGGCGGGGTGCCCTTGGGCAGCGGAGGCGTGAAGATGGGTGGAGGGGTGCTCCGGGGGAGCGGAGGAGTGCCAGGGGGCAGCGGGGGCTGAAACTGAAAAGTTTCACTGCTCGGGGACCCGTGCGGGACCTCTGCATCTGAAATGAGGACGTTGAGAAACTCTGAGTTGTCATATAGCATTTATTTGGTTTTACGAACACTTATTATTTGAACTCAGGTGAATCCAGAGGTTCACTGGCCAAAATTACTGGCTCAAGAGGGGAAAACTGGATCCTCAGATACCATGACCATCACTTAATGTCCTCAATCCACCTGAAAAGAACATCTGCAGGGGGAATGGTCAGGATCTCTGGCGCCGGGAACTTTAACCGAGGGAAAACTTTAACACAGTAGGAAACTGGGCTGGCACTTCAGCTGCCTAGACTCCAGAGTGGGTGGAGGCAGAAGGATATGAAGTGGAGCTGGCAGGGCGGGAGGGTCCCTGGCTTATCTCCCAATTCTGTACCCTCAGTCTAGACTGTTCGCCTGAACTGTGGGTTCATACAGCCAACTGGTCACTGGTCTTCACTACCTGTAGGTCCCACAGACACAACAGATCTGACCTGTCCAAAACAGAGGATCTTTCCCTAGTCACACTCTTCCCCTATTTTCTAAGCTCGCTAATAGCACCACCGGTGGCATCTTGCTGAAGTCTCCAAAACTGAAACCTGCTCGTCATCAGACagtcctcctcctttccttctgccCACGCCAGGTCCTTGGCTCTCTGGGGCCCACCCTTTCCTGCAGCCTGTCACAGGCGCTGCGTTATTTGGGGCCACTACCGTTTGTCAGGAATATgagtccttcctgcctctggacGCTTCTTCCTTATATTCATCCTCCAAACTATCagtctttctaaaacacaaatctggtCCTAATAACACTTCCATCTCATGAGAAACTCTTTAGGGCCTTCCCATCACCTGCAGGAAGAAGTCCGATCTCCTCTGGGCCTTAGAGGCTCTCACAACCAAGAATTTGCCTACTTCCACCATGTCATTTCTTACTGCCTGGTTTAAAAGACTCCAGCTGTCACACTGTTGTTGGACCAACGTGCCGTGATGCTTTGTGCTTCTGTATTTGCATTTCTCACTGTCTCAAACGCCCTAACCCTTCTCATGGCCCTGGTAAATCTCGGAATTCATCCCTCATGATACAGCTCGAAGTCATTCTTGGGAAGAGGCTATGACTTTATCCAGCACGGCTGCTCAGTTTTTCCTTGGTGCCACTATTACGGTTGGTAACCAGCTCTGTGATACTAACCTCTGTATGTATCACTACAGGCCAccacatttatattaaaatgatgTTTACACATCTGCAATCCTAGGCGACAGAAGGCCGTAACTAATGGTAGCAgctgtgtcttattcatcttccTGGCCTCGGGGTCTAGCAGAGGAGTCTGAAACACACTATGTGTTTAAAAACTTTGGAAAGGTCAACTGCATAACACAGAATCATAAAGCCTATGCAAAACCAGCCTGAACTTTATTGTACAGGCAATAAGATCTGTGAGGAGGGTAATACACTGTCACTCAGAGTTTAAGATGTTAACTCAATCGGAAGAGcaaagaatggattaaaaaagcTGAaaggaaggattaaaaaaaaaaatcagttataagGGCGCCAAGAGCAATCAGGTGAGAGAAAAAAGCCTGAACGAAGAGGCAATTTCTGAGACAGTGTTCAGATTTCGGTAACTGGCTAGAAACGAAAGCCACGATTACGGGTGGATGCGGCTGCAGACGAATGGCATCTCTCAGTCTCGGGAGCTGCGACAGCACGGGTGCTGCCGGCTACAGCAGAGAGCACAGAGGAGCAGCTGGCAGGCAGAAGGGATGGCAAAGCTAGTGAACTACTTGACAACGTATGTATTTTGTGCTTTTaagaataaaacataactaaACAGTTTAACCCAAGTTTCATTTTGCACCAAATGTCACAATAAACACTATTAACGTAAGAAAGCTAAATGGGAACAGGATGTTCAGGTAGTTATACTTCACAGTTCCAAGCTGAATCACTCTACCCACAGGTTTGCAATATGGAATCCATTTCACTTATAACACACGATTTGCTAATAAAATTTTCCACAGGAAAATGGCAATTACACTGACTCACTGTTTCTTCTTCTTGGGAATGAGCTGCCGACAAAAGTCACTCGAATTACTATGGCTTACAGAGTTCTGCCCCTGCAGGGCAGGAAGAAGCTGGGGACAGGGGGATTTACGGTGGTTCTGGGGTGGGAAGGGCCTGCCTTTAGGACCATTTATCAGGGTGTCCATAGGCCAACCCAGTTCAGTTAGCAGGCGCCCTCGGCCCTTTCATTGAGCAGCCCTGTAGCTGGCCTTCAGAGTTGGGTCTGTTACTACTCACTGAATGATCACTTAAGTTGTTCAGAACAAGGGTAGGGAAGGGGGTTGCTATTCACCCCCTCAAAGACGCTGACATTCATTGTGCTGAGAGGGAACATGGCAAACAACATGTTTTAACAAACAGAAGGATGGACTGGGGGTGGGAAGACACATGGAGGTCAAGACACGTGGCTCGAGGCCTTGAGCTTTACACGTGGTCAGTGTTCTGACACTGGCACTGGCCCATCTTTTACGTCTGCGGCTTGGGCAAGAAAGCTCTTGTCACGGGGTTCTTTGTCCCCAGCAGGTGAGTGCGTGTTATGGTGGCTGCTCTTTCTAAAAAGGCAGAGGCTTACCTAAGCTTCTGCACAGAGGCAGGCGCTTGTAAACAAAACCAGTTGCCTCTGCTGATGGCCGCGACCAGAGGAGCCTTTAGCAGGTGGTCTGGGACCTTGAACTACACTTACCAAATGTGTGCGGGCAGGCAGAAGCCTCAGCGGATGGCAGCAGAGGCTCGGAAGCAGGCACAACTGACGAAATAATTCACTTGCAGACTGCAGGGTGAGGGGGATCTAGCGAACTAAGGCACAGGCTTCGGGGTAGGGGCCCAGCTGAGTCCTCAGGAAGTGTGGCCGAGGCAGAGACCAGATATATAGTGTGGAAAGAAGACATTTCAGGCCTTTTAGGCACCTGGGGTAAATAATCTTTGTTCTGCAAAGGTTCTGTCTGTCTTACCGAGAACTAAAGAGGTTCTA
It contains:
- the ZCCHC8 gene encoding zinc finger CCHC domain-containing protein 8 isoform X3, giving the protein MKDCPMPRNAARISEKRKEYMDACGETSSQNFQQRYHAEEVEERFGRFKPGVISEELQDALGVTDKSLPPFIYRMRQLGYPPGWLKEAELETSGLALYDGKDGADGETEAGEVQQNKSVTYDLSKLVNYPGFNISTPRGIPDEWRMFGSIPMQACQQKDVFANYLTSNFQAPSVRSNSKRSSSLPRPSSPKKQKKEGSLAASPADMELDSDAEVPHGSPSSETFQFQPPLPPGTPPLPRSTPPPIFTPPLPKGTPPLTPSDSPQTRTASVTMDEDALTLEELEEQQRRIWAALEQAESVHSDSDIPVDTPLTGNSVASSPCPNEPDLPVPEGKTSEKQMSDEAEVPDTSTEKSEVEQTSSPDSEAALPGQKEEEEPAQVDSKGALDSGRVESDCEVKNGGSSPKVLQADASPGTATKIHSPVPDMSKFATGITPFEFENMAESTGMYLRIRNLLKNSPRNQQKNKKASE